Within Deltaproteobacteria bacterium, the genomic segment TACTCCTATATTTCTGGACCAGGGAACCATCCCCGACCACTCATAGCCTGCCTTTCACCCCAGGGCATACCTATCAGCCCTCAACTAAAATCGAGAATTTACAAAAGGAAGTGGAACATATCACGGAAAAGATCCGCGCCTCGCATTTAAACAAGGACATCAATAGATTCATGAGCTGCTACCACTCTGCTTACCCAGATCTGGGCCGGCTAGAAGCCCTGACTCTTGAAAATTGGAAAAATTATGATTTTAAAAATATCTCTTACCATATTTCTAATCTACAGGTGATAGGGCCGAACCAGGTAAGCGCCGAAGTGGTATGGAATTTTCAGCTTTACAATCATCAGACCAAAGCCTATGAATTGCATCGGGCTGCCTTCCAGATTATTTTGCAACAGACAGGAGATA encodes:
- a CDS encoding zinc ribbon domain-containing protein, which gives rise to MSYCPQCHLVHGESQHFCQRCGQPLIKAESVPHLPCPNCGALTLPGQNYCTECGHQVRTKGQNIGSSGRPARERLFYPTRGDAGNSKRWQGRTGVWLAGMGVLLSLSLLLYFWTREPSPTTHSLPFTPGHTYQPSTKIENLQKEVEHITEKIRASHLNKDINRFMSCYHSAYPDLGRLEALTLENWKNYDFKNISYHISNLQVIGPNQVSAEVVWNFQLYNHQTKAYELHRAAFQIILQQTGDSWKIRESKELGYS